One Burkholderia gladioli genomic window, TTTCGGTGCCGATGCGCTTGCCGTCGAGATCGGCCGTGTCGTGGATGCTGGTGTTGTCGGCCCGCGTGACCGCGATCAGGCCGCTCTTGTAGTAGGGCGTGGAGAAGTCGATCACCTGCTGGCGCTCCGGCTTGATGAAGAGCTGGGAGACGATCGCATCGAGGTTGTGCGTCTGCAGCGCCGGGATCAGCGCGCCGAACTCCATCGGCTGCAGGCGCCACTTGCGGTTCATGCCCTTGGCCACCTCGGCCCAGACCTCGACGTCGAAGCCCGAATAGCCGTTGCCCTGCTTGAACGCGAACGGCGGGCTGCCCACGTTGGAGCCGATCACGAGCTCGGGCTCGTCGGCCAGCACCGAACGGGACAGCAGGATGGCGGGACCGGCCGCGAGGCCGAGTTGCAGCAATTGACGGCGGTTCATGGTGCTCTCCACGAGGGGTTGTGCATGCCGGGCCTGTCTCTTCGCGAGGCGGCCGGCTTGGTGTAAAGGCTTGGCGCCAGGCGCCACGGGGCCGCTCGGAGCGTCACTGCGACTCGAAGCGGACCGGGCCGCCCAGCCAGCAGCCGTCGGGACAGCCCGGCTCGATGCCCGGCGCCAGGCTGAAGCTGACCGAGATCTGCGAGGGCCGCCGCATGGCGCGCCCCTGGCGGATCGTGATGGTTCGCGCCGAGGGCTCGACCAGGCCGTTGGCCAGCAGGCCGAACGACAGCGCGGCGGCCGCGATGCCGGTGGCGGCGTCCTCCGGATAACCCGAGCTGCGCGGGAACTGCCGCGCATCGAAGATCTGCCGGCCGGCATCGAGGCTCGCGTAGGGATAGAGGCCCGTGGAGCCGATGCGATCGCAGAGCGCCTCGACTCGGTCGAAGCGCGGCGCGAGGGCATCTAGCACCGCGGGGCTGGCCAGCGGGATCAGGGTCTTGACGCGGCTGGTGCTGGCGTTCTGGATCGGCAGCGGCGCCATTTGCGTCTCGTCGATGCCGAGCACCTCGAGGATCGCCGCGCGGCTCTCCCGCGCCTGCGGCAGCGGCTCGACGCGCCCCAGCGGCTGCGAGATCTCGACGGCGGCGCCTTCGGCCGACTGCCCGGTGATCCTGGCCTGCACGCGGCCGCTGCGGGTCAGGATGTTCAGGCGATCGCCCCGCAGCCGCCCGGCCTGGTGCAGCAGCCAGACCGCGCCGACCGTGGCGTGGCCGCACATCGACATCTCGTGCCTGGGCACCCAGAAACGGAATTCGTAGTCGCAATCGGATCCGGGCGGCGCCGGCAGCACGAAGCCGCTCTCGTGCCCATGACGCTGCGCGACCTCCTGCATCTGCGCGTCGGACATGCCGGCCGCGTCGATCACGATGGGAGCGGGATTGCCGCCGCCGGGGCCGGCGGCGAACACGCTGAGGATTTCGACTCGATGAGCTGAGGGCATTGCGCTGGGGACCTCGCAGGCTGAAGGACGCGTTTCGTTCCACTCAGCTTACGAGGATCGCTGCCGCGCCGCGCGCGCGAGCGGGCCCTGGTTTTTGATCGAACGGGCCATGCCGGCGGCGGTGCCGCGCGCGCCCGGACATGCGGGTGAACCCGGATATTTCCCCGGGGCTGGCCGGGCGAATCCGGGTTGGACGCGATGTCCTGGGGATATTTTGAATTGCTATGCTGCCCGGGAGCCGTTCATGGACGGGCAGGCGCACGCCGGATCGCGCCGCCCAAAGCCGGGGCGTCACTGTTCACCGATCGGATGGGAGCCGCGCCATGCTGCGCTCGTTTCATCAACTGTGCCAGCCGGCCAACAAGAACCAGCTGGTCGCCGCCGACGACGGCTCCGCCACGCTGACCAGCAGCGGCAGCTACGCCATGCCCTGGCACTGGCACGACTGCCTGATGTTCATCCTGCCCAGCCACGGCGCCGTCGAGATCCGCCACGAGGATCGTCGCGCGGGAATCTGGCTGTCGCAGGACCGCTTCGCCGTGGTGCCGTCGGGACAATTCCACCAGACGCGCGCCGGCTGCGCGCCGCATACGCATGTGGCCGTCTATGTCACCGCGGACGCGTTGCGCAAGCTCGACAGCGGCGTGGGTTCGCTCGGCGAATTCCGTCGACGCACGAGTGCTCCGTTGCTGGTGCGCCGCTCGGCGGCGATCCGCAGCCTGCAGGATCTTTCGCTGCGCGGCGAGACGGGCGCCTATGGCAGCGCGGCGACGCGCCAGGCCCTGGCCTCGGCCCTGCTGATGCAATGCATCAGCGAGGTAATCGCGGGCAATACCGAGCCCGCCACCTCGCCCGGCGAGCACGGCATGGCGCTGGTCGCCGACCTGGAGGCGTTCATCACCTCGAATGCCGACCAGGAGATTCCGCTCGATGCGCTGGAGGCGCGTTTCGGCATTTCGCGGCGTCATATCACGCGGCTGTTCCGGGAGGGCACGGGGCTGTCGATCGGCGAATTCCAGCAGCGCGTGCGCTACCGGAATGCCTGCCAGTTGCTGGCGGAAACGGACTTGCCGATCGGTGAGGTGGCGTTTCGCGTGGGCTTCGGCAGCGGCGCGGCGCTGGCGCATGCGATGCGGCGCATCGGCGGGCATGCGCCTTCGGAACTGCGTCGCAGGAGTGGATCGGGCGGCCTGGATGTGAAGGCCGCCTGATCGCTGACGGGGATCTGTCGATGGGTCTGCGAGGCTGGCGCTTCACGCCACCGTGTTGAGGACGGTTCCCTTCATGTCCAGCCGGACGGCATTGCTCTTGCTCGCGTCGGTGACGGCTGCGGCCGTGATCTGCGTGCTTTTCGACGCGTCGTTGCCGCGCAGGCTCTGCTGCGTGATCTGCTGTTGCAGGGCGCGCGTCGAGTTCGCCTCCGCCTTCGAGCTGGCCGCCAGCTTCTTTTGCGCCACCATCCCGCCCAGGCCCTGGATGTTGTCGATGGTGGATTCGATCGCCGTGATCTGCGTGGTCAGGTTGACGATCAGCGCCTGGCTGGCGGGATTCGAACCGGCGCCCTTCTCCGCTTCCTTCAATTGCTTCGCCAACTGCTGCTGGACCTTGCGCAGGTCGGCGATCTCGGGCGCCGTGTTCGGCGCGGCCTTGGCCTGGTTGCTCGTGTCGGTCGGATCCTGGTTGGCGGGATCGTTCGGGTCGAGGTTGTTGGGATCGAGCGGGTTCGGGTCGGTCGCGCTCGTGTCGTAGGCGCTGGAATAGGACGATGTCGAGCTGGAAACGGGGGCGATGGACATGGTGGGATCGCGGGTTGGGGTTGCCTTGGCGAGCGGGGGCTGGCCGGCTGGAGATGCTGTGTGTTCAGCGGGGCGCTACGTCTGGGTTATCGGCGGCGCGATGGCGGGCTTGAGGGACGCGCGGCGTAGCGTTGCTTGGTTTGGCTGGGATTGGGGGCCCGTTCGTAATTTCGTGTTCGTGGCAACAAACTTCTACAAATCAGGAGCCATGGAGCGTTCCATCTGGCGCAACCCACAAGATGGCGGGCATGTCGTAGAAGTAATTGGTAAGCGAAACATCCTTCTCTGAACTCGCGCCAATCGGCCATCGAGACCTTAGATACTCCAAAATCGTATCTGCATCAGCATCCCACACATCGTATCCCTCACACCAAAACTCATTCGGCGGACAAAACTTAATTTTCCCTTCGTTCAGCAACTGCTCAAGCAAGCCGAAGAATGCCTCTCTTTGCTCCTGGAAGGTAATACCAGAATTCCAGCCACTTATGGCACTAAAGAGCCCCGAGATCCAGAGCCCAAACGAGCAGCGAAGAATATCCTCGATATGGTCAATCTTCATTGCGATGTTCCTCTCAAAAACTTGATTTCCTTGTTGGAAGACATTCCAATGGCCTCACTCGGGACTTCAATCGTCCATGCCGGTCCGGTCTGTGATTGCGAAGGGGATACACTCCGCTGAGTGAAATTCCCCGATGGCGTTCCGACCGTGTCGCGTACGCCTTCAACCCCGCGAATAATTAAAGGCACCGGATTCGGTAAAAACGATGCACCCGAAAGCTCCAAGAAATATTGTTGAACTTGTGCATCGCTCGCGCCCGCAAACATTGCGGCATTCCCTGCATTCGGCAACGTTTTGAACGTTGATCCGTCAATCTGAATGCTGCCCCGAGCGTTCGACGAGAACAAGTCGGTCACCTGCTGCAAAGCAGATGGCGTATTCGTGGCCCGAGAAGTAGACGCCAGCGAACCATTCGTCGGTGCGGAGGGCATTTTAAGTCCCGCAGCCCCTGCCGCAATCCCCTCTGCTGCTTGCCCAATGACGGATGCGTAGTACGCATCAACCGGCGAAGCCCCGCTCGCATACATTAGTCCGCCGAGGATTCCCGCAAGCGGGCTCCCCAACATATTGTCGAGTGTCGCTGCCGCCGGGCTCGGAGCTGTAAATGTAGGTTGCGGTGTTTCGACGGCAACCGTCGTCCCTCCCTCTGATTGAATGGTGTTGCCCGTCAGATAAGCCAGGGACTTCTGGTAAGCGCAGGCCACCGAACCGGGTGATTGGCACGCCGTGGCAAGCGCTTGGTCACGCAAACTTGATTTCTGCATCAACGTGGCCGCCGACGCGCAAGCGGCAGCGTTCCCGCTCTCGCATCCCGCCCGTGCTTCCGTGGCCTGCTGAGCCTCGGACTTTTGACCCGGTAAGACCGTGACGTGATTGAGCCAGTTGTTCAGCGTTTCGTTCTGCGCGGCTGTCGCTGCGCCCTGCGCATTGAATCCGAGCGCTGCGGCAGCTCCACCACCGACGAGTGTCTCGATACCGGCCAGCATCGCAGGCGGGATATTGCCGTTCGCATCGATGATCGGGTTCAGTCCAGCCGAGACCGCCCCATCAATCGCCCCACCGCCGCATCCTTGGCCCGTAGCAGCACCCGCAGCACAACCGAGCGCCGCATGCTACCTACATCGAAAACGGGGGAAACGTAAACTTATCATTCACGCGACGAGAAACAAATTCGTCACCAGTCAAAATATGACGAATAGAATTTTCACTTTCATTTGCATAGTCAATAATATATGCATCGTAAAAATACGCGTCCCGCTGATCCACTTCGATCAATTCACCATCACCCTCAGACCTTGCGATGACAATGGTAAAGAAGATGTTGCCAGAAACACCCAATCTGCCCCTCTCCTCCGAAACCGTTATTCGACCATCCTTCAAACGATTTCTCCAAGATTCGGAATATGTTCCGTCGCGCATGACATTCATCAGCGACATCGACTGAGTGCCGTCACGTGCATTTTGGCGGTCGTACCATAGCCCTACGAATACATCCTTTCGGGCTTGGGCATCTTGATCAACAGAAAGCCCATATTTTTCCCATTGTTTGGCCGACGTAAGATTTGCTGTTTCTTGTGAGGCACATGCACTCAATAAAAAAACGACCATCGCAAAGAGTATTTTTATCACAGTTCGTTCCCCGCACCTAGCCACCATGTTCGACACCTGCGCCGCGCCTGATTATTTAAATTCAGCAACCAAAACCAAGCAATCACCCCGCGTCGCGCGCCCCCTCTCGCTTAATTCCCCTCAACTCCTTTATCAATTGATAGGCAATACCGCCAAATATAGTTACATATAGCGGCATTCCAGCCAGCGCAGGCTTCCATCCAGAACCATGCGCGATTGAAATCACCACTGCAAGAGCCACAATGCCTAAGGCTCACGAATAGGCTATCAAAGCCCGCCAAATCAATTTTTTTAGTGCTTTCGACTGATCATTAGAGGAAATTGTCATTTCCCGCTCCCTCCCTGGGTCACCGCGGTCTGTACTGGCCCTGCTGCACCTTGAATTGCCTGATTCAAGAAATTCCCAATCGCTCCTGGAAACAACATTTTCACCGCACTACCCAACGCCGTAGCGCCCGCCCCAAACCACCAGCGGCGTCTAGTATTCCCTGGGCAGTCCAAGCTGCCGTTTAAACAGCCGTCGTGTTTGTCGCAACACCGCCATGTCGCCGGACCTATCGCAGATCATCCCCGCCTCAAGCGTTCTGCCATTGGTCTATCGATTGCTTCGCGGCAATGAATCTTTGAAGCTGAACAGGATCTCGCTCGAGAATTCCGACGTAATGCTGATAGTCACTAACCAAGGCGTCATAGCCAATAAGCGCTGTAATGCCGAACGCCGCCAGCAACCCCTGATAGTCGCGAACTTGTTCCGTTAAACATATCCGCCATGCAGGAAGGGCTGAATCCGTGACCGAAAATAGATTGCTTGGCATACAGTAAGGACCTGCGCCTCCCGGACACACTAGAAAGTCAACCCGGCTGAATAAGAACATCAGCCCGTAGACGATGTACTCGTCGCCAACCTTGAGCGGGGCAAATTCAGTTCTATCCGTTTCACCGCGACACCGTGCGTTCTCCGGAAGACTGGCACCCGTATTCGATTGACAAAGAATCCGCATAGCTGTCACTTGAATTTGAAATCGTCAACTGCACCGGAGTTGACATTCCGGACGTAGTGTATTTCCACACCATTCACGTTTTGCGGCATTTTCACCCACCCGTCGGCGGCCGGCCACC contains:
- a CDS encoding AraC family transcriptional regulator; its protein translation is MLRSFHQLCQPANKNQLVAADDGSATLTSSGSYAMPWHWHDCLMFILPSHGAVEIRHEDRRAGIWLSQDRFAVVPSGQFHQTRAGCAPHTHVAVYVTADALRKLDSGVGSLGEFRRRTSAPLLVRRSAAIRSLQDLSLRGETGAYGSAATRQALASALLMQCISEVIAGNTEPATSPGEHGMALVADLEAFITSNADQEIPLDALEARFGISRRHITRLFREGTGLSIGEFQQRVRYRNACQLLAETDLPIGEVAFRVGFGSGAALAHAMRRIGGHAPSELRRRSGSGGLDVKAA
- a CDS encoding DUF6862 domain-containing protein: MLAGIETLVGGGAAAALGFNAQGAATAAQNETLNNWLNHVTVLPGQKSEAQQATEARAGCESGNAAACASAATLMQKSSLRDQALATACQSPGSVACAYQKSLAYLTGNTIQSEGGTTVAVETPQPTFTAPSPAAATLDNMLGSPLAGILGGLMYASGASPVDAYYASVIGQAAEGIAAGAAGLKMPSAPTNGSLASTSRATNTPSALQQVTDLFSSNARGSIQIDGSTFKTLPNAGNAAMFAGASDAQVQQYFLELSGASFLPNPVPLIIRGVEGVRDTVGTPSGNFTQRSVSPSQSQTGPAWTIEVPSEAIGMSSNKEIKFLRGTSQ
- a CDS encoding PhzF family phenazine biosynthesis protein, whose protein sequence is MPSAHRVEILSVFAAGPGGGNPAPIVIDAAGMSDAQMQEVAQRHGHESGFVLPAPPGSDCDYEFRFWVPRHEMSMCGHATVGAVWLLHQAGRLRGDRLNILTRSGRVQARITGQSAEGAAVEISQPLGRVEPLPQARESRAAILEVLGIDETQMAPLPIQNASTSRVKTLIPLASPAVLDALAPRFDRVEALCDRIGSTGLYPYASLDAGRQIFDARQFPRSSGYPEDAATGIAAAALSFGLLANGLVEPSARTITIRQGRAMRRPSQISVSFSLAPGIEPGCPDGCWLGGPVRFESQ
- a CDS encoding transporter substrate-binding domain-containing protein, whose protein sequence is MNRRQLLQLGLAAGPAILLSRSVLADEPELVIGSNVGSPPFAFKQGNGYSGFDVEVWAEVAKGMNRKWRLQPMEFGALIPALQTHNLDAIVSQLFIKPERQQVIDFSTPYYKSGLIAVTRADNTSIHDTADLDGKRIGTETGTVAVAYIKEHLKGVTLDQLPSINNALLALEAGRTDAVVYDKPQLLYYANTAGKGRIRVVQPPLEGLDVGIGFQKGSPLVAAANAQLAAMRADGRLQALNRKWFGEAAS